The nucleotide sequence CTAAAGCGGGTGCACGGGGATTCGCCGGCGATGGGAGCGAACAACAACTACTGCTGTGGTTGCAAAGGACCTGCGGGGATGCAGAAACCTGCTAGGGAGGCCGAGGTGGGGGGACGCGTGAGCATGCAGCAAGGGGCGGCGTGTTGCAGGAGGATGAACTGCAGCGGCGGCGACAACTCCTGTCGAAGAAACGAGAGAGGATTCAGAGAGAGGAAGAGATGGACAGGAGAGAGACCGCAAGGAGATGGCAGGAGCGCGATGGAGGTTCACACCGGCAACGGGGCTCATCGGCCAGTCACCGGAGATGGCTTCTACGGGTCCTGGTGATTGGCTTCGTCGGGTTTCACGGATGGCGGTGAAGGTGGCGATTGAGTTTGCAAACGACGATGGCATCAAACGGCACGAGCCCTCCAGCGAGGCAGTGGCGGGGACGAGGAGGTCTCGTGGTTGTCAGAGACAGCGAGGAAAATGGCTGAGGGCGCCGACTCCAGGCCGGGTCCGGGCGGTGGGAAGCAGCAGCGTCCCGATGAACTTGGCGGCAGCCATGGCTTGGGTCCGGCGACGAGGTAGGCGGGAACGGGTTGAGGAGCTCAAGGACGATGACCTCCGGGCGCGAGAGGCGAGGATGGCCGATGCAAAATCCTTGGTGGCTCCCTGTTGCACGAATAGAGAGAGCAgttgagaggaggaggagggaaggaagaagaagggAGAGGCAGGGGTGCAGTGTGGGGACGGCCTGGTCCTGGTGCTCGTCTCCGGCGACGAGGAGAAGCACGAGGTGCTCGGGCGCCTCAAGCACACGATCGAGCAGGGAGGCGCTGCGGCTGGCTGAtggttggatggatggatggatcgggaAGGCAGGGGAGGCCCTGATTCGAGCGACGGGGAAAACAAGGTGGACGAGGGGATCAGGGAGGATCTCGATGTGGGATTTGGAAAGTGGAGGCGCCAGGGGGAAGGATGGGACAGCCCTCCTTGATTTTAGGGTTAGACtagtacatactccctccgtccgggaaaagTTGTCTCCGTGACGTTTTTGCAAAAAACTCCTCCCTAGACTTCCGACATAACCCGCACTCCTCGTCTTCTCCGGTCGACACTCCGCCACTCCGACACAGGCGCATGGACGCCGGAGCTGCCCTGCGCCGCGCTGCTCTCCTGCTCTCCCGTGTGTCCTCCACCACCACCGCAGCTGCCTTTTCCGCCGCTCCCTTCTTCCTCGCGCAGAATCCCTGCCTCCCTTGCCTGCCTCTTgaatctctcctctttctccctaAAAATCGTTTCTTCTTTCTCCCGCCGCATCTCCTACTCGCGCCCACCCCGTCCCTCCTAGCATTGATGGAAGAAGCGTGGCGGCCCTTGGCTCGGCGGTCGGCTACGCTGCCTTCCGCCCCCGCCTCcccccggcgccgccgcctcggcACCCGTGGCGTGGGGTGCGGCCATGATGGCGCGCCGGGAGACGGTGGCCAAGGAGTTGTCCGCGCAGGCGGTGAGCCGGATCGTGTCCAGCTGTGCCAACTCGACCGGCCTGGCCCCCGTCCACCCATCGTCGACGCCAACGCCGTCATCTCGCTCGCCTCCACCGCGGGCCGGCTGGTCAAGATGCCAGAGGTGCTCAAGGAGGTGCGCGACGCCACATCGCTCTGGAGGCTCGCGCTCCTGCCCACCCCCGTCGAGACCATCGAGCAAGAGAGGTCGAATGTTTACTTTAGCCGGCCCAAACCCTTGTATTGCTGCTTTCATTTGCTGAATAGAGCTTAAACTCTGCACTTTCA is from Triticum aestivum cultivar Chinese Spring chromosome 3A, IWGSC CS RefSeq v2.1, whole genome shotgun sequence and encodes:
- the LOC123057022 gene encoding uncharacterized protein codes for the protein MDAGAALRRAALLLSRVSSTTTAAAFSAAPFFLAQNPCLPCLPLESLLFLPKNRFFFLPPHLLLAPTPSLLALMEEAWRPLARRSATLPSAPASPRRRRLGTRGVGCGHDGAPGDGGQGVVRAGGEPDRVQLCQLDRPGPRPPIVDANAVISLASTAGRLVKMPEVLKEVRDATSLWRLALLPTPVETIEQESRASSNRVHQEEG